Genomic window (Cucumis sativus cultivar 9930 chromosome 2, Cucumber_9930_V3, whole genome shotgun sequence):
gtttattttttatgttgtaataatatgaattgaaaaattacTAGAATAGTTATGATTGTGCTTTGTCTATCCTTAAAACTATTGATCTCTGTTCTTTCTGGAGCAGTGGATATAtttgatagaacaccaagtagtgtgttctattattttattgaacaGCCAAACTTTTACAGAAAACAACAGTACTAACACAgccttgaaaacaaagaacaacACAAGAACTAATATAGAAATTAACCAAGTTCAacataaaacatcaaaacagAAAAGTACTTCACGATAATAGAAATAACTTGCTACAGAGTACAGAAACCGAACACTTTCTGCATTCCCTGCTCTCCAGGAAATTACAgccctccacttccagaaactgattaaccaccttcatctttccttccatctctcccttttaacctcccccCATGTAATTAACTGTGGTCTCCACtaaggtggtttccacttccaTCACCTGTGCACGTGCCATTCCACTTGTCTTCCTTCTGCTATATTGTATTACTATTGATGGTCTATCAATATTCAATCATATACCTTTCATAGAGCTATTTCTTTCCAATTATGCTATGCCTCGAACttgattcaaatttctatTCAACAGTCTGTGTTCCTGTAAAATATAATGACATCTTTGCCTTTACAGGATGATTTGGCACGGAAAGTctttacttattattattagtctttttttGGACAACACCACTATTACTTGATTTGCTTAATACCATCGTTTCCTATTTCTTGCACAGGCTGTGTGGGCCTTAGGTAATGTTGCTGGTGACTCTCCAAGTTGTAGGGATCTTGTTCTTAGCCATGGTGCTCTAGTGCCGTTACTTGGTCAACTAAATGAGCACTCAAAATTATCCATGCTGAGGAATGCAACATGGACTTTATCTAATTTCTGTCGTGGGAAGCCCCCAACTCCTTTTGATCAGGTTTTATTTCAGTTGGCTTTGCGAGTTCAAGATCCAACTTTGAGTTTCTTCTAATATTTACTTCTTTTGTTCTGAATGTTGTGTTTGTTAACTTGTACTTACTCAGGTGAAACCTGCTTTACCAGTTCTAAGGCAACTGATCCACTTGAATGATGAAGAAGTTCTAACAGATGCCTGCTGGGCTCTCTCCTACCTATCAGATGGcccaaatgaaaaaattcaGGCTGTCATAGAAGCAGGAGTTTGCCCAAGACTTGTGGAGCTTCTGCTGTAAGCTCCTAGATCTCAATTAAGCTCCTACCTtatctttgtatttttttattcctgAGGTGTCAGCCTCTCCTTGCCTGTTTATGGCGTACCTCAATAATTCCGAGGACGTTACACAACATATCATAAAAGCACTGCCTGTTAGCACATCTCAATATCTCTGCTTATATTGATCATGCATAATTTTTTCCCGATGTTTTTTACAATTGTTACTAACCAGGATTTGTTTCTGTTAGTCACCAATCACCATCAGTTCTGGTGCCAGCTCTTCGAACAGTTGGAAACATTGTTACTGGTGATGATGCTCAGACGCAGGTAcctgtttatgtttttttgttctaaggTCTTTCcattagtttaatatttttgatGCATCTTctttacaagaaaaatgatagaaattaGGCATTTACCCTTTTTTGGGTTAATCTTGTTCTGTGATTTTTCTCTTGATCTTCTCTTTACTTTTTCTCGtcaattttaatgatttttctGCATGTTTACCTCCCTCCCTTTTCAGTTTGTGATTGACAACCAAGTTCTACCTAATCTCTATCAACTTCTCACTCAAAATCACAAGAAAAGCATCAAGAAAGAAGCTTGTTGGACAATCTCAAATATCACGGCTGGAAATAGAGCTCAGATACAGGTACCAAATTTGGCTTTTGTTATAGATTCTGCTTTATGATAGAAAACGGGCCAAGTATAGATAAAAGGCAAATagggttttgtttgtttgcatTTTAAAGTCTTCTGTAACCTGCGAAATTGACGTATCATTATCTGTTCTGTTAGTAACTTGGAAGAAATGTCACTGAAACATAGTTCTTCCCTTGTTTCTGCATACACCTCtgataaaagtttgaagtGTCTATTCAATACGATTGTGACGTTGATTTGGTATGTACAGGCAGTTATCGAGGCAAATATAATCCTTCCTCTTGTTCATCTCCTCCAACATGCAGAATTTGACATCAAGAAGGAGGCTGGGTGGGCTATTTCCAATGCCACCTCGGGAGGATCTCATCAGCAGATTCAGTAAGAAATAATTTACTAGTTCTTCGCGCTTTGATGATCTGGAGTCCTATATACACTAGAACATAGCTTATTTAGAAAGATGAAAGAATGCAATCAAACTTTAAAGAACAAGATCCCTTTAAAAAAACCTAAGCTATGACACGAAAAAAGATATTTGGTCCAAGGCATTGGCAACTCACTCCTATTAGCAGTAGTAAGCTCAAATCTCAACTtggtttaattataaaataatctcCAGTAGACAAGAATTAGGGAACTTTTGGTAGTGGTTTTGAAATTGCTAAAATCACATTTGGTAGGTTCTAAATCACTCCAAAACATGTCTTTAGTAATTTAATGTTCAATTTTATacttataaacattatttttatactgtctgaattgatttgaaagaTTACAACATTGTTTTGGACTGATTTTGAACgtgaaaataaaagtaattttaacattttaaaaatcgCTCTCAATCATGTCATAAGAGATGCATGATAATTTCTTACCTTTAGAGAAGAGTTAAATCActaaaatacttttgaaatttccCATTCATCTCAAGTCAAATAATGCACGAATCTTTGAGAAATTCTACATACTGTCCTAGAACTCCTTGTACCAAAATAGTGGACGAGCCAAGACCTTCTCTATCATCAGGTGGTAACTTTTCTGTAAGCTAAACATGCCTAACatctcaaaaagaaaaatctatcGGAAATCAAATACATTATGGACAGTCCTCATAGAGTATGATCCAAATTCTCAAAAGCATTTCCCTAGAGTGTACAACAGCAGCCTACAATCTCAGGTTGTAgggatttttgttttgttcagTTGTCTCCTCGCTGGAACTGAAAGAGAGATCACTTTGATCGGTCTGGTTTATCCGCCCTTGGTTTTCTTGAATTGTTGGGGAAGCAGTGTTAGTTTTTTGGTACAtaaatgttgttattttaCTAAGAGTGTTTCGTCATAGCGCCAATTCCTCCTAATACAGTCAAGAGTGCCAGTCCTTCCATTTTAATGccaaggaaaaaaattgattttcatgaAAGTCTGACCTTCCCCGGCAAGGATAATGAAGTGTACATGGAATGAGGATAAGTTGTCTTTATGCCTGTTATTAACGCTAAATTGTTGATGTGCGCACCATATAGTATATCTTCcttggataaaaaaaatcatttgaacCAGTTCGATgactaaattttgtttctaacatgttctcttttaaaaattttagtaaGGTAGATTGAATTTCAGTTGTTCTTTTCCTCGCTAGTATATTATGTTACACAATTCACAAATAACATGCTAGGCTTATCAGATTGCATGACCTTGGTCGCTGGCTCATAATTTTAGCTATGTTTTTGCTGGTAAAAGCTGTGGATTTAGCACAATCATTATTCGATGCAGATTTTTGGTGACTCAAGGCTGCATCAAACCGCTCTGCGACCTTCTAACCTGTCCGGATCCAAGAATCGTGACAGTGTGCCTGGAGGGGCTTGATAATATACTCAAGGTTGGGGAAGCTGACAAGGACATGGGAATGAATGGAGGAATAAACATCTATGCACAAGCCATCGATGAGTGTGAAGGACTTGATAAGATCGAAAACTTGCAGAGTCACGACAACAACGAAATCTACGAGAAGGCGGTGAAGATGTTGGAGAGATACTGGGCGGAAGAAGACGAGGAGCAGGAGCAGAACCCACAGCAGCAGAATGGAGATGCGAATCAACACGGGTTTGCATTTGGTGCAAACCAGCCAAATGTTCCACCTGGTGGGTTCAAGTTTGGTTGAAATGGGTAGGGTTTTTGTGAAACTGTTATATCAAAAGATTTGTTGTAGGCCCCTTGGTGTCTTGTTTCTTTCTTGATTGGTTGGTTGGTGTAGTGAAAGGGTTCAACTTTTATGATGTTTTAGCTTGTTTGGTTCACAAGGGTCAGGGTTTTTGATCTGGTCCATGGTTGTTACTTCTATGGAGTTTTGcccttaatttttttctttttggtcaGCCAAAGCCTTATCTATGTCAAgcctttttttctcctttctttttagtactatatatacatatataatattgcTTTTTTCATAATCCAAAACTTAACTTTGTATTTACACagaacatatatacatattggTCTGCTCTTGCCTTTGGTTTCTACTTTATATGACAAATCAAAATCCTATGTTGcctataaaacaaaattacatcTGAGAAAATGGACAATGAtttatgaagaagaaagaccTTGTTACAATGATTTGGGTGACAGACTGACAGTTTTAAGttaggttaaaaaaaactttttgatttgaatttggttGCCAACTACTTGGCCTCTGGAGTCTGTACTTTGAAGTTTAAATGGTAATGTACAACAACTAAATGTTACTTATTATAAAGTTCAAAtgttgtttttccttttgttataaaaatacTCACAATCTTTCAAATATTGCAGTATCATCATTTatgtttcataaatattttgaaattatcacTGGAATCTCAATCCactattgaaaattgaaatgacaTGACATCCAATAGTGTGAGTGGTGATTATTCCTAATTTATGTTCTAAGTTGTCATCATATTGTTTTCGATCCCTAAATTTCGTGGGATGTCTTAAAAGTTTTCTACTTCAAGAATAGTTTTGACATGGTTAGGGAAAAGTTAAAAGactaatattacaaaatttgaaagaatataGATACTTTTAaagtaagaagaaaataggattatttttaaaataagagaaatgaTCATACAAATACTCCAATATGACACTCCCAAGTGAAGGAAGTAAGTAAACTCCGACCTTACTCTCTCCTTAGTTAAATTATACTCTTTTTGTACAAACTTAGATATCAAAGTGTAATTGACTTAACGTCACGCCAGAGTAAACACCCTCGTGCTGCTTGATTATGAGGATGAGACTAGACCAAAGAAATGGGTCAGCAAAGAACTTATGAATGACGCGATATAACGACGTGTGTGAGCACCAAcaactacaaaaatataaaagttaaatagaTTCAACCACTTTCTTATAGAActtattgaaagaaaacaatttagaTTGAAAATTATCGTCTCGTAACAATTTTAATCctagattttaaatttctatcaaACAACACTTCAAACTATGACAAGTGTTGAAATATTAACCCTAAATTTGTAGGAAGTGTTGCAACTTTGAGTCTTattgaatttctatatatatatagttaagaaatttttttctttcatatgtTGAATGAATTATAAAACAGGTAGGAAtatcaaaatgataaattttaggtaaaacaaacattataactaaattttactttaattttgttaatttgaaacttatttctgagtaattttcttttcagttttatatctaatttgatgaaattaaaagttgaaagtgtAAATGGATATGATCTAACTCATTTGTGTGTATCAAAATTGATTCTTCTCTCAAGCTAACAAGATATTAAGCGTTGCTTCATggtgaagtttttttttctcttgttaaCTAACAATACAACATTGAGAATGGACAATTTAAACCTCTAATTTGTTGATCTGGGACATCTTAGGTCGATGGCATTCGTCGTCAGTCGGGTTGGCCTCAAGAGTGTGATCTACACTTATTTTTTGAGCTTATTTCTGTACGAATGaccaaatatttgaattgttAATGCAGAATGTCTCAGTTTTAgaaggttaattttcatattataggATTGAATATTCCGCAGTCATTTTAGAATCGgatcatttttacaaaaatctCTTTTTATTACGGGGTGGAAGCCGGAGCGGAAACGTTTACACAAAAGGCGCTGTGTTCTCAGTGTTCGTGTGTTGTAAGCGATCAGTTAGAAGTGAGTTTGACCTATAAATTAGCTCCCGAAGATCAATAACTAAAAAGGGTAGCTTCAGtttccattttccaaattGCAGGGAGCAGAAAGATGCAATCTTGTTCATAATCTGAAGCTAAGTTGTTAGAATAAGCAGCCAACAATGCGGACTCTAGTTCAGAAACTACTGCCCAGAACAACGTTCAAGCAGGTGCGTTTTTGTgcatctatatattttttttctttaccccATTTGCAATGAGTTATCTATTGTTGCTTTGTAAGAAACTAGTTTGTTATGttgattgttttcaaaattatccattttttttattgagttGAAGTGTTTGTGATTCTTGAATTGAGCAGACGTGCTTCTTCTTTCCAGCAAGagatttcttttcaatatgatTGTAAAAATTCTTTCAGATAACAGTGTTGGTTGGAATTGAAATCTTTTAGTTGCAGAATTTGTTGCAAATATTTAGGCCGAACTCTCTCCCCAATCAAAGATTGTGGAATTTGGAGAGTTTCGATGATTATTCTTGTGGGGTCCTTTTGAAGAAGCTGTCAAGGACATCTCAAGAGCCTCCTCCAGGCTCAACAATCGGTTGTTCAAGTGGAAGGAAAGCTTCAAAGAGGATCAAATCCTTCCTTCTGTTGGACTTTAAGAGCTGCTCTTTTTTTGGTCAAAATCTTATAGAAAAGCCTGAAATTGTTGTTTGATGTGGTCCAAAGTCTTTTGGGAGATTTGGTGGAATGAATTCTTAGAATTTAGAAAGATAAGTTAAGAGAAGATGgtgtattttatttagattagTTTTATGATTCTAGCGAATTGGAGTTCTTTTCCTGATCTCCTTGGCTCTTGGggaatcttcttcttctttttttattattgtttatttttgtatgtGTTATGT
Coding sequences:
- the LOC101222484 gene encoding importin subunit alpha-4, which gives rise to MSLRPTTRTDVRKKSYKTGVDADEARRRREDNLVEIRKNKREDNLLKKRREGLLLHSQQLLDAAQNAVAAEKRLESIPVLVQGVWSADTAGQLEATTQFRKLLSIERSPPIDEVIKAGVVPKFVEFLGRHDLPQLQFEAAWALTNIASGTSEHTRVVIDHGAVPIFVQLLSSGSDDVREQAVWALGNVAGDSPSCRDLVLSHGALVPLLGQLNEHSKLSMLRNATWTLSNFCRGKPPTPFDQVKPALPVLRQLIHLNDEEVLTDACWALSYLSDGPNEKIQAVIEAGVCPRLVELLLHQSPSVLVPALRTVGNIVTGDDAQTQFVIDNQVLPNLYQLLTQNHKKSIKKEACWTISNITAGNRAQIQAVIEANIILPLVHLLQHAEFDIKKEAGWAISNATSGGSHQQIQFLVTQGCIKPLCDLLTCPDPRIVTVCLEGLDNILKVGEADKDMGMNGGINIYAQAIDECEGLDKIENLQSHDNNEIYEKAVKMLERYWAEEDEEQEQNPQQQNGDANQHGFAFGANQPNVPPGGFKFG